The DNA window ATCCGCTCTAAATCGTAGATTTTTTTTAGAAAAGAGTCAATTTCTGTCAAGTGTGGATTTACTCTATCTACTAAATTGAATCTTTCATCAAGAATATTTTTATCAAAAATTGGATTTAAAAGTCGTGTTTTTAATAGTCGTTTTCCCATCGCAGTTGAAGTGTTGTCGATGAGGTTCAAAACAGTTCTTTCGCCTAAGTTTGAATAAACTCCAAGTTGCTCAATCGCATTGTTTCCAAGATATAAATAATTTCGATTTTCAAGAAGTTTTGGACGATTTATCTTTTCAATTATTTTGTAATCGTGTTGGTAAATAAACTCGATGAGAATTGCAAGTGATTCTGAAGCAAGTGGAACTCGTTCTAAATTCAACTCTTCAATTGGAGAGAGAAAAGAGTCTGTTTGAAAAATCTTTTGAAAGAGTTGATTTTGAAATTCAACTTTTATCTTTTTTGAATGAACTGAAAAGTGATAATTTCGTTTCACTTCTAAGTATTCTAAGATTTTATGTTGATTTACAAACTTGCTTGAAAAGTTGAGAACAATCTCGGAAGTTTTGTAAATATGTAAAAGGTTAAAAACCTCATCAAGTGCAAAATTTGGATCTTCTGCTGTTCCATAAATTTCAGAAACATATGAAATTCCTGTTGAAACATCAATTGCCGAATATCCAATTGAGTAGATATTTTGATGAACATCAACTGTTAAAGCGATAATGAAATTTTCCGAACTATCTGCGATATAGTCAAAGTTTGTCCCTGGGGAAATGACTTGATGTAAATATCGTGTAATTTTGGGGGGTTCGCCTTTCTGCCGAATCAGAACAATCGTATATTTCTTTTCCTGAATCAGTCGATTTAAATGTCTCTCAAAAGCAACTGTTGGAACTCCTGCCATAAATGGATTTTTTATAGAACTTGGATTTGGATCGCTCTTGTTTTTTCTAGTCAGTTGAATATTCAACATCTCCGCAACTTCTTTTGCTTTTCCAAGTTTTATATGTTCGCTATCAACTCCATAAATCTCAAAAAAACTCCCAAGCTCTAAAAAAATTAAAACATTTTCACCATGTTTCTCTTCAAAAACCTCTTGCAACTCAAAATATGTATCAGTTAAAAGTCTTTTCTTATCCGCCAATTTTCTATTTATCTGCTCTGTTGTCATCAATAATTTGCGACGGAGACCTCGCCATTTATGGCGGGGAGGAAGTCGCCTCTCCTTTTTTTGACATTTAGATAATGTTTGCATTTAATAAAAATTGAAAACTATGATTTTAACCCAAAAAAATAGACTAAAGCTTAGCTCTAAAAAATTTGAAATTATTAAGCAATTATATTTCTATTCTGCAAGATTATACAATGTTGATCTTTACAGTGTTCGGCAATATTATTTTAATAATAACAATATTTACCTGTAGAATTTGATCATAAAATTATTAATTTAAATCGTAGTATTATGCTTTAAAAAAATTTTAGGATCAGGATTTACATTGGTGATAACTGAAAAAATACAAAAAATTCTTAAACGAGGATATTTAAAAGAGAAGTTAATTGAAGAACAATTTAGAAATTTTGAAAGTTCATTAGAAATTTTAAAAAGTTCTCTAAAAAATGAAGAGACTGAAGAATTCAACAAAAATCTTGTTTCTGAATTTTTGAAAAGTTTTAAATATGAGACAAATACAAAAGGTAGAGTAGATTTAGCAATTTACAAAAATGAGATTCCAGAAGTTCTAGTTGAATTTAAATCTTTAAAAAATATTGTTGAAATGCCGACAAAAGAGAACTTTAACAAAAAAGCAATTCACGAATTAGTTCTTTATTATTTGAGAGAGAAAATCAAGTTTAAAAATCTCAATGTCAGAAACCTCATCGTTACAAATGGAGTTGAGTGGTTTGTAATTGATGCAGTTGAATTTGAAAAAATTGCAAAACCTTTTGAAAGACTTTACATAGATTTTGAAATAGATAAAAAATTAGGAATTACAAAGAATGATGATTTTTACAAAATTATTTCTCAAAAAATAGATTTAGAAAATTTAAAAGTTGTTCATTTCTCTTTAAACGAAGAACATGATTCTAAAGATTTACAAAACATTTATAAGTTACTTTCACCTGAACATCTTTTAAAAGAGTTTGGTCGGGAAGATGCAAACTCTTTAAATCGTGATTTTTATCTTGAGCTTCTCTATATTTTAGGACTTGAAGAGACTGGTGGAAAGAAAAAACTTATTACCCGAAAAAAGAGACAGAGTCGGGGTTCTATTTTAGAAATTACAATTTTGAAGTTAGAAACAGAATTTAAGATTTTTGACAAAGAGAGACTTTTTGAAATTGCATTAGAGTTAAATATAACTTGGTTGAATAGAATTCTCTTTTTAAAACTTCTTGAGGGACGACTTGTAAGTATTAGGGATTTTCCAAAATTTTTGACTCCAGAAACTATTAATAATTTTGGAAAGTTGAACACTCTATTTTTCGAGGTTTTAGCATTTAAAGAGGAGGAGAGATTTTCATTTAAGGAAATTCCATATTTGAATAGTTCGCTTTTTGAGACAACAGAACTTGAAAGAAAATATTTAAGAATCTCAAATCTAAATGATGATTTGGAAATAAAATCATTTCGAGGAAAAGAGAAAATTGGAACTTTAAAATATCTATTGAATTTTCTCAATTCTTACAATTTTGGTGATGATAATTCTGAATTTAAAAAGAGAGATTTAATAAATAGTGCCGTTTTAGGATTGATTTTTGAGAAGTTAAACGGATACAAAGATGGTAGCTTTTTCACTCCTGCATTTGTAACAATGTATATGACTCGGGAGACAATTCAGAAAAGAGTTGTTGAAAGATTCAATTCACATTTTAATTGGAACTGCAAGAATTTAGAAGAAATTTACAATCAAAATTACAAAATTCCTGAAGCAAATGAGATTTTAAATTCAATTACAATTGTTGATCCAGCAGTTGGAAGTGGGCATTTTCTGGTTTCAGCACTGAATGAGTTGATTTATATCAAATCCAAATTAGGGGTTTTGGCAGACGAAAATGGAAAACGGTTAAAAAATATTTCAGTTGATATTGAAAATGATGAACTATATATTCTTGATGAAGATGGTGAAGAGTTTCGTTATTTTGTGAAAAATGGAAAGGTTGCCGATGAGGTCAAGAGAATTCAGAAAACAATTTTCCGTGAAAAATTACAGATAATTGAGAATCAGCTTTTTGGAGTTGATATAAATAGGAACTCTGTAAATATTGCTCGTTTGCGACTTTGGACTGAACTTTTAAAAGAGAGTTACTACGAAAATGAGAAACTTGTAACACTTCCAAATATCGATATAAATGTGAAAGTCGGAAACTCCCTTATCTCAAAATATGATTTAGATACAAAATTAGAAATTGGAAATTACAAAGAGATTGTCAATTCTTACAAAAGTGGAAAAGCTCAAAAAAAGGAAATTGAGAATTTGCAAAATGAGTTTCGTTCAGAGTTGAGAAATTTGCTGTCTGAAACTTTAGAGTTAAAAAAGCTTTTAAAAGAGTATGTTTCAAATTATGGAATTAAG is part of the Thiovulum sp. ES genome and encodes:
- a CDS encoding type I restriction enzyme R protein (PFAM: Type I restriction enzyme R protein N terminus (HSDR_N); Eco57I restriction endonuclease); amino-acid sequence: MVITEKIQKILKRGYLKEKLIEEQFRNFESSLEILKSSLKNEETEEFNKNLVSEFLKSFKYETNTKGRVDLAIYKNEIPEVLVEFKSLKNIVEMPTKENFNKKAIHELVLYYLREKIKFKNLNVRNLIVTNGVEWFVIDAVEFEKIAKPFERLYIDFEIDKKLGITKNDDFYKIISQKIDLENLKVVHFSLNEEHDSKDLQNIYKLLSPEHLLKEFGREDANSLNRDFYLELLYILGLEETGGKKKLITRKKRQSRGSILEITILKLETEFKIFDKERLFEIALELNITWLNRILFLKLLEGRLVSIRDFPKFLTPETINNFGKLNTLFFEVLAFKEEERFSFKEIPYLNSSLFETTELERKYLRISNLNDDLEIKSFRGKEKIGTLKYLLNFLNSYNFGDDNSEFKKRDLINSAVLGLIFEKLNGYKDGSFFTPAFVTMYMTRETIQKRVVERFNSHFNWNCKNLEEIYNQNYKIPEANEILNSITIVDPAVGSGHFLVSALNELIYIKSKLGVLADENGKRLKNISVDIENDELYILDEDGEEFRYFVKNGKVADEVKRIQKTIFREKLQIIENQLFGVDINRNSVNIARLRLWTELLKESYYENEKLVTLPNIDINVKVGNSLISKYDLDTKLEIGNYKEIVNSYKSGKAQKKEIENLQNEFRSELRNLLSETLELKKLLKEYVSNYGIKELNKDLVWEVVQFMENLRGNELLKMFSEDEIEEKRKQDLKPILELQEKIEFIEHGEMYRNAFEWRFEFPESLNESGDFIGFDVVIGNPPYGIKPTKDEKTLFLEKYISAKTDKKFKGSVDSYSLFIERGLKISKGYVNFIVPLAVTSSDSVSQLHNLIYQNCEKMKVSSYSNRPTKVFDEADQRVAILEVQNNKKNTKEILTTTLNMRKAETEGKVMMKNLSFVESSQFRKYGRIPKVGEEIEIDILTKLFGLPKTLKDYYLENGEPVFYRTSGGRYFHVITNFSTGSSAENSIKVSLTYRDLVGAILSSSLYYWFYSVYSDHLNQKTSDLADFPVDLETFSENQISEISEIYKKYMVELQENSYVEGGFRRYIARKSKPLLDQIDLAIYKNFGLSSDEVNFLINFSKEFRV